The following nucleotide sequence is from Oncorhynchus gorbuscha isolate QuinsamMale2020 ecotype Even-year unplaced genomic scaffold, OgorEven_v1.0 Un_scaffold_3271, whole genome shotgun sequence.
acaatgacattctagatgattctatgcttccaacgTCGTGGaatccctttcctgtttcagcacgaCAACGCCCCCGATGCACaaaacgaggtccatacagaaatggtttgtcgagattggtgtgaaagaacttgactagcctgcacagagccctgacctcaaccacatcgaacacctttggaattaattggaacgccgactgcgagccaggcctaatcgcccaacatcatcatcatcatcaacaactgCTCTTGTGGCTGAGTCAACATCTCTGATGTtccaacatcaaatcaaatccaatgtatttgtcacctgcgccgaatacaacaggtgtagtagacctcacagtgaaatgctgaatacaacaggtgtagtagaccttacagtgaaatgctgaatacaacaggtgtagtagatcttacagtgaaatgccgaatacaacaggtgtagtagaccttacagtgaaatgctgaatacaacaggtgtagtaatacctttacagtgaaatgctgaataaaaaTAGGTGTGGGCAAGTGAAATCCTTACAAGACCTTAAACAAACAATCCATTTcaataaatagagttaagaaaatatttactaagtaAAGTAAAGTGAAAAATAaactgtaacacaataaaatagcaataacgaggctatatacagggtattacagtacagagtcaatgtggaggctatatacagggtattacagtacagagtcaatgtggaggctatatacagggtattacggtacagagtcagtgtggaggctatatacagggtaccggtacagagtcaatgtggaggctatatacagtgtattacggtacagagtcagtgtggaggctatatacagggtattacggtacagcgtcaatgtggaggctatatacagggtattacggtacagagtcaatgtggaggctatatacagggtattacggtacagagtcaatgtggaggctatatacagggtattacggtacagagtcaatgtggaggctatatacagggtattacggtacagagtcaatgtggaggctatatacagggtattacggtacagagtcagtgtggaggctatatacagggtgtaccggtacagagtcaatgtggaggctatatacagggtattacagtacagagtcaatgtggaggctatatacagggtattacggtacagagtcagtgtggaggctatatacagggtaccggtacagagtcaatgtggaggctatatacagtgtattacggtacagagtcagtgtggaggctatatacagggtattacggtacagagtcaatgtggaggctatatacagggtattacggtacagagtcaatgtggaggctatatacagggtattacggtacagagtcaatgtggaggctatatacagggtattacggtacagagtcaatgtggaggctatatacagggtattacggtacagagtcaatgtggaggccatatacagggtattatggtacagagtcagtgtggaggctatatacaggatattacggtacagagtcagtgtggaggctatatacagggtattacggtacagagtcaatgtggaggctatatacagtgtattacggtacagagtcagtgtggaggctatatacagggtattacggtacagagtcagtgtggaggctatatacagggtattacggtacagagtcagtgtggaggctatatacagggtattacggtacagagtcagcgtggaggctatatacagggtattacagtacagagtcagtgtggaggctatatacagggtattacagtacagagtcaatgtggaggctatatacagggtattacggtacagagtcagtgtggaggctatatacagggtattacagtacagagtcaatgtggaggctatatacagggtattacggtacagagtcagtgtggaggctatatacagggtattacggtacagagtcagtgtggaggccatatacagggtattatggtacagagtcagtgtggaggctatatacaaggtattacggtacaaagtcagtgtggaggctatatacagggtattacggtacaaagtcagtgtggaggctatattccgagggtaccggtacagagtcaatgtggaggctatatacagggtattacggtacagagtcagtgtggaggctatatacagggtattacagtacagagtcaatgtggaggctatatacagggtattacggtacaaagtcaatgtggaggctatatacagggggtaccagtacagagtcaatgtggagactatatacagggtattacggtacagagtcaatgtggaggctatatacagggtattacggtacagagtcaatgtggaggctatatacaaggtattacggtacaaagtcagtgtggaggctatatacagggtattacggtacagagtcaatgtggaggctatatacagggtattacggtacagagtcagtgtggaggctatatacagggtaccggtacagagtcaatgtggaggctatatacagtgtattacggtacagagtcagtgtggaggctatatacagggtattacggtacagcgtcaatgtggaggctatatacagggtattacggtacagagtcaatgtggaggctatatacagggtattacggtacagagtcaatgtggaggctatatacagggtattatggtacagagtcaatgtggaggctatatacagggtattacggtacagagtcaatgtggaggctatatacagggtattacggtacagagtcagtgtggaggctatatacagggtgtaccggtacagagtcaatgtggaggctatatacagggtattacagtacagagtcaatgtggaggctatatacagggtattacggtacagagtcagtgtggaggctatatacagggtaccggtacagagtcaatgtggaggctatatacagtgtattacggtacagagtcagtgtggaggctatatacagggtattacggtacagagtcaatgtggaggctatatacagggtattacggtacagagtcaatgtggaggctatatacagggtattacggtacagagtcaatgtggaggctatatacagggtattacggtacagagtcaatgtggaggctatatacagggtattacggtacagagtcaatgtggaggccatatacagggtattatggtacagagtcagtgtggaggctatatacaggatattacggtacagagtcagtgtggaggctatatacagggtattacggtacagagtcaatgtggaggctatatacagtgtattacggtacagagtcagtgtggaggctatatacagggtattacggtacagagtcagtgtggaggctatatacagggtattacggtacagagtcagtgtggaggctatatgcagggtattacggtacagagtcagcgtggaggctatatacagggtattacagtacagagtcagtgtggaggctatatacagggtattacagtacagagtcaatgtggaggctatatacagggtattacggtacagagtcagtgtggaggctatatacagggtattacagtacagagtcaatgtggaggctatatacagggtattacggtacagagtcagtgtggaggctatatacaaggtattacggtacaaagtcagtgtggaggctatatacagggtattacagtacagagtcaatgtggaggctatattccgagggtaccggtacagagtcaatgtggaggctatataaagggggtaccggtacagagtcaatgtggaggctatatacagggtattacggtacagagtcaatgtggaggctatattccgagggtaccggtacagagtcaatgtggaggctatatacagggtattacggtacagagtcagtgtggaggttatatacagggtattacggtacaaagtcaatgtggaggctatatacagggggtaccagtacagagtcaatgtggagactatatacagggtattacggtacagagtcaatgtggaggctatatacagggtattacggtacagagtcaatgtggaggctatatacaaggtattacggtacaaagtcagtgtggaggctatatacagggtattacggtacagagtcaatgtggaggctatattccgagggtaccggtacagagtcaatgtggaggctatatacagggtattacggtacagagtcagtgtggaggctatatacagggtattacagtacagagtcaatgtgaaggctatattccgagggtaccggtacagagtcaatgttgaggctatatacagggtattacggtacagagtcagtgtggaggctatatacaaggtattacggtacagagtcagtgtggaggctatatacagggtattacagtacagagtcaatgtggaggctatattccgagggtaccggtacagagtcaatgtggaggctatatacaggtattacggtacagagtcaatgtggaggctatattccgagggtaccggtacagagtcaatgtggaggctatatacagggtattacagtacagagtcaatgtggaggctatatacagggttttacagtacagagtcaatgtggaggctatatacagggtattacggtacagagtcaatgtggaggctatattccgagggtaccggtacagaggtagccatttgactagatgttcaggaggcttatggcttgtgggtagaacctgttggtcctagacttggcgcccagtgatgtactgggccttcctctgacacagcctggtatagaggtcctggatggcaggaagcttggccccagtgatgtactgggccttcctctgacaacgcctggtatagaggtcctggatggcaggaagcatggccccagtgatgtactgggccttcctctgacaccgcctggtatagaggtcctggatggcaggaagcatggccccagtgatgtactgggccttcctctgacaccgcctggtatagaggtcctggatggcaggaagcatggccccagtgatgtactgggccttcctctgacaacgcctggtatagaggtcctggatggcaggaagcttggccccagtgatgtactgggccttcctctgacaccgcctggtatagaggtcctggatggcaggaagcttggccccagtgatgtactaggccttcctctgacaacgcctggtatagaggtcctggatggcaggaagcttggccccagtgatgtactgggctgttctacaacatggaattgttttaagaaggtaatactttcttaaaacaattccaatgataatttgatttagaattttacgACCCTTTTAagtattaaaaaaatatagagaaaaaaaatatttatatatatatatatatatatatatttacatttacatttacatttaagtcatttagcagacgctcttatccagagcgacttacaaattggtgcattcaccttatgacatccagtggaacagtcactttacaatagtgcatctaaatcttaaagggggggtgagagggaatacttatcctatcctaggtattccttaaagaggtggggtttcaggtgtctccggaaggtggtgattgactctgctgtcctggcgtcgtgagggagtttgttccaccattggggggccagagcagcgaacagttttgactgggctgagcgggagctgtacttccttagtggtagggaggcgagcaggccagaggtggatgaacgcagtgcccttgtttgggtgtagggcctgatcagagcctggaggtactgaggtgccgttcccctcacagctccgtaggcaagcaccatggtcttgtagcggatgcgagcttcaactggaagccagtggagagaacggaggagcggggtgacgtgagagaacttgggaaggttgaacaccagacgggctgcggcgttctggatgagttgaaggggtttaatggcacaggcagggagcccagccaacagcgagttgcagtaatccagacgggagatgacaagtgcctggattaggacctgcgccgcttcctgtgtgaggcagggtcgtactctgcggatgttgtagagcatgaacctacaggaacgggccaccgccttgatgttggttgagaacgacagggtgttgtccaggatcacaccaaggttcttagcgctctgggaggaggacacaatggagttgtcaaccgtgatggcgagatcatggaacgggcagtccttccccgggaggaagagcagctccgtcttgccgaggttcagcttgaggtggtgatccgtcatccacactgatatgtctgccagacatgcagagatgcgattcgccacctggtcatcagaagggggaaagtatgtatatatagtatgtatatatagtatgtaaatcaaattaaatcaaattttatttgtcacatacacatggttagcagatgttaatgcgagtgtagcgaaatgcttgtgcttctagttccgacaatgcagtgataaccaacaagtaatctaactaacaattccaaaactactgtcttatacacagtgtaaggggataaggaatatgtacataaggatatatgaatgagtgatggtacagagcagcatacagtagatggtatcgagtacagtatatacatatgagatgagtgtgtagacaaagtaaacaaagtggcatagttaaagtggctagtgatacatgtattacataaggatgcagtcgatgatgtagagtacagtatatacatatgcatatgagatgaataatgtagggtaagtaacattatattaggtagcattgtttaaagtggctagtggtatatttacatcatttcccatcaattcccattattaaaatggctggagttgggtcagtgtcaatgacagtgtgttggcagcagccactcaatgttagtggtggctgtttaacagtctgatggccttgagatagaagctgtttttcagtctctcggtcccagctttgatgcacctgtactgacctcgccttctggatgatagcggggtgaacaggcagtggttcgggtggttgatgtccttgatgatctttatggccttcctgtaacatcgggtggtgtaggtgtcctggagggcaggtagtttgccccccggtgatgcgttgtgcagtcctcactaccctctggagagccttacggttgagggcggagcagttgccgtaccaggcggtgatacagcccgccaggatgctctcgattgtgcatctgtagaagtttgtgagtgcttttggtgacaagccgaatttcttcagcctcctgaggttgaagaggcgctgctgctccttcttcacgacgctgtcagtgtgagtggaccaattcagtttgtctgtgatgtgtatgccgaggaacttaaaactagctaccctctccactactgttccatcgatgtggatagggggggtgttccctctgctgtttcctgaagtccacaatcatctccttagttttgttgacgttgagtgtgaggttattttcctgacaccacactccgagggccctcacctcctccctgtaggccgtctcgtcgttgttggtaatcacgcctaccactgttgtgtcgtttcccaaacttgatgattgagttggaggacgTGGAGACACCtgtggaatacctaggataggataaagtaatccttctcaccccctcccccttaaaatatttagatgcactattgtccactgtgggtgaacagggagtacaggagagggctcagaacgcacccttgtggggcccccgtgttgattatcagcggggaggagatgttgttgcctaccctcaccacctgggggcggcccgtcaggaagtccagtacccagttgcacagggcggggtcgagacccagggtctcgagcttgatgacgagcttggagggtactatggtgttgaatgccgagctgtagtcgatgaacagcattctcacataggtattcctcttgtccaggtgggttagggcagtgtgcagtgtggttgagattgcatcgtctgtggacctatttgggcggtaagcaaattggagtgggtctagggtgtcaggtagggtggaggtgatatggtccttgactagtctctcaaagcacttcatgatgacggaagtgagtgctacggggcggtagtcgtttagctcagttaccttagctttcttgggaacaggaacaatggtatatatagtatgtatatatatatatatatatatcaaatcaaatcaaatttatttatatagcccttcgtacatcagctgatatctcaaagtgctgtacagaaacccagcctaaaaccccaaacagcaaacaatgcaggtgtaaaagcaggtgtaaaagcatatatatatagtatgtatatatagtatgtatatgaatatatagtatgtatatgtatatataaattatgtatatgtatatatagtatgtatatatatatattctgtatatgtatatatagtatgtatatgtatatatagtatgtatatgtatatatagtatgtatatgtatatatagtatgtatatatatatatatatgtatatgtatatatagtatgtatatatagtatgtatatgtattatgtatatgtatatatagtatgtatatgtatatatagtatgtatatatagtatgtatatgaatatatattatgtatatgtatatatagtatgtatatgtatatatagtatgtatatgtatatatagtatgctGACTTACTTTATGCTGTTGCACGACACACTAAAACGAAGAAAGGAATGTTTgtttgtctaactatcttagctatCAAGATagagtagcttgtctaactatcttagctatCAAGATAGAGTAGttatcttgtctaactatcttagctatCAAGATagagtagcttgtctaactatcttagctatCAAGATAGAGTAGttatcttgtctaactatcttagctatCAAGATagagtagcttgtctaactatcttagctatCAAGATagagtagcttgtctaactatcttagctatCAAGGTAGAATAGCTTGTCTAACTATGTTAGCTATCAAGGTagagtagcttgtctaactatcttagctatCAAGATagagtagcttgtctaactatcttagctatCAAGATAGAGTAGCTAGCCTGTCTAACTATCTTAGGTATCAAGATagagtagcttgtctaactatcttaggtATCAAGATagagtagcttgtctaactatctgaCATGTCTGCtggtatatagtatgtatatgtatatatagtatgtatatgtatatatagtatgtatatgatataatatgtatatatagtatgtatatgtatatatagtatgtatatgtatatatagtatgtatatatagtatgtatatgtatatatagtatgtatatgtatatatagtatgtatatatatatatgtatatgtatatatagtatgtatatgtatatatagtatgtatatgatatagtatgtatatatagtatgtatatatagtatgtatatgtatatatagtatgtatatatagtatgtatatgatataatatgtatatatagtatgtatatgatataatatgtatatatagtatgtatatgtatatatagtatgtatatgtatatatagtatgtatatatagtatgtatatatagtatgtatatgatataatatgtatatatagtatgtatatgtatatatagtatgtatatatagtatgtatatgatataatatgtatatatagtatgtatatgatataatatgtatatatagtatgtatatgtatatatagtatgtatatgtatatatagtatgtatatatatatattatgtatatgtatatatagtatgtatatatagtatgtatatgtattatgtatatgtatatatagtatgtatatatagtatgtatatatagtatgtatatgtatatataatatgtatatatagtatgtatatgatataatatgtatatatagtatgtatatgtatatatagtatgtatatgtatatatagtatgtatatgtatatatagtatgtatatatagtatgtatatgtatatatagtatgtatatgtatatatagtatgtatatgtatatatagtatgtatatgtatatatagtatgtatatgtatatatagtatgcatatgatataatatgtatatatagtatgtatatgtatatatagtatgtatatgtatatatagtatgtatatatagtatgtatatgtatatatagtatgtataactATCTTAGGTATCAAGATagagtagcttgtctaactatgtTAGCTATCAAGATagagtagcttgtctaactatctgaCATGTCTGCTGGTagagtagcttgtctaactatcttagctatCAAGGTagagtagcttgtctaactatcttagctatCAAGATAGAGTAGCATGTCTAACTATCTTAGTTATCAAGGTAGAGTAGCATCTCTAACTATcttcaatcaccaccttccggagacacctgaaaccccacctctttaaggaatacctaggataggataagtaatccctctcacccccaacccccctttaagatttagatgcactattgtaaagtgactgttccactggatgtcataaggtgaatgcaccaatttgtaagtcgctctggataagagcgtctgctaaatgacttaaatgtaaatgtaaatgtaagatagttagacaagataaCTACTCTATCTTAGCTATCAAGATagagtagcttgtctaactatcttagctatCAAGGTagagtagcttgtctaactatgtTAGCTATCAAGGTagagtagcttgtctaactatcttagctatCAAGATAGAATAGCTTGTTTAACTATCTTAGCTATCAAGGTAGAGTAGCATGTCTAACTATCTGACATGTCTGCTGGTAAGGCTGGTAGACTTGGGAAATCAAACAATAACTAAAGGTACTGAATAAGACTGTCACTCTTTTACCCAGATTTGAGCAGAGATGCAGATACGCATATTTATTTTCTTTAGCAgaaagaaccaccagtcaggaggatacagacagatcAAGagatatgcagaaaaattaacattttttttacatagaattaagcataatgattatggttttatatatatttatataatattattatgattaccctctctctccatctgtctacttctctctttccctctctctctgtctatttctctcctctcttacccaccctttctctctgtgtctatttctctccttctctcttacccacctgccctctctctctctccctccatttgtctatttctctcctctcttacccgccctctctctccctccctccctctctcttttgaccCTCACAATACACCCAACACAGTTGACTCATTCTCAAACACATTAGCTTTTTTATACTTGTTACAATACTCAATTGAATAAAATTAAAATGATTACCCTCAGGTATTACGGTGTGATTTGTATAAGACAAATACAGATTCAACTAAAATATAAGAGAACTACATATTTATCAACAACATGACATTTGGAACAGTGTAGAATATGACTCAATGTTCTGTTACTCAATGTTCTGTTAGCTGGTTCAATGTTCTGTTAGCTGGTTCAATGTTCTGTTAGCTGGTTCAATGTTCTGTTAGCTGGTTCAATGTTCTGTTAGCTGGTTCAATGTTCCGTTAGTTGGTTCAACGTTCCGTTAGCTGGTTCAATGTTCTGTTAGCTGGTTCAGCGTTCTGTTAGCTGGTTCAACGTTCTGTTAGCTGGTTCAATGTTCCGTTAGCTGGTTCAATGTTCCGTTAGCTGGTTCAATGTTCCGTTAGCTGGTTCAACGTTCCGTTAGCTGGTTCAATGTTCCGTTAGCTGGTTCAATGTTCCGTTAGCTGGTTCAATGTTCCGTTAGTTGGTTCAATGTTCCGTTAGCTGGTTCAATGTTCCGTTAGCTGGTTCAATGTTCCGTTAGCTGGTTCAATGTTCTGTTAGCTGGTACAATGTTCTGTTAGCTGACTCAACGTTCTGTTAGCTGGTTCAATGTTCTGTTAGCTGGTTCAATGTTCCGTTAGCTGGTTCAATGTTCCGTTAGCTGGTTCAATGTTCCGTTAGCTGGTTCAATGTTCCGTTAGCTGGTTCAATGTTCCGTTGGTTCAATGTTCCGTTAGCTGGTCAttccacactctgtgttctactacccaggtctggtgttggagatcattctacactctgtgttctactactcaggtctggtgttggagatcattctacactctgtgttctactacccaggtctggtgttggagatcattctacactctgtgttcttCTACCTAGGTCTGGATCTTCttcatgtattttctgatgtttaaTCAGAGACATTAGATGGGAGTATCTCTtctcacattgatcacagctatgagGCTTTCCTACTGTGTGTGTTCGCTGGTGTTGTGTCAGGTTGCTTAAAGTAGCAAAACTCTTCCCGCAATCAGAGCAGTGGTAatgcttctctcctgtgtgtgtacgCTGGTGTGATATCAGTGCACTCGAGGTGGTACagctctttccacagtcagagcagtggtaaggcttctctcctgtgtgtgttcgctGGTGTGTTATCAATCCGCTTGAAGTAGAAAAGCTCTTCGCGCAGTCGGAGCAGTGGTACGGTTTCTCTCCGGTGTGTATTCTCTTGTGTACAGTCAGGTTTGCTGATTGAATgaatctcttcccacactgatcacagcaataaggcttttctcctgtgtgtgttttctgatGTCTTATCAGCTGGCTTGAGGTAGCAAAGCTcattccacagtcagagcagtggtaAGGTTTTTCTCCCGTGTGTATTCTGTGGTGTGTTGCCAGGCCTCCTGCCttagcaaaactcttcccacattgatcacagctatgagATTTTTCTCCTGTATTGATTCTCTGATGTCTTTTAAGTTCTGTTGAATGGATTAATCTCTGTGGGTGTTTCTTGATGTGTTCTGACTTGGAGAGACTCTTCTCAACCTCGTCAGCATCATGATGTTGTTGAAGCTCCCCGGAGGACCCAAGATAGTcacgtctctctcctgtttgaACAACAAAGTCACGCAAGTCAATATAGTGAATTATTttacaaactttttttttttttcttctaaccTTTAATGATCCATTTACCCACTTCCCCAGTTTCTTCTAACCTTTAATGATCCATTTACCcacttccccagtcagattaactcacggat
It contains:
- the LOC124027477 gene encoding zinc finger protein 239-like → MKEEMTVISKKEEEEEEETGDLINTRERRDYLGSSGELQQHHDADEVEKSLSKSEHIKKHPQRLIHSTELKRHQRINTGEKSHSCDQCGKSFAKAGGLATHHRIHTGEKPYHCSDCGMSFATSSQLIRHQKTHTGEKPYCCDQCGKRFIQSANLTVHKRIHTGEKPYHCSDCAKSFSTSSGLITHQRTHTGEKPYHCSDCGKSCTTSSALISHQRTHTGEKHYHCSDCGKSFATLSNLTQHQRTHTVGKPHSCDQCEKRYSHLMSLIKHQKIHEEDPDLGRRTQSVE